From Acidipropionibacterium acidipropionici, one genomic window encodes:
- a CDS encoding TIGR01777 family oxidoreductase, with product MRIAIGGFAGLLGTALVQELRSQGHDVVTLTRHEPIQPSDRRWDLDTLSIAPPFLDDVDAVINLAGEPIAGGRWTEERKYRIVTSRIDTTRIITRALESSSRCKIFLNGSAVGYYGPRGDEWVCEDDDAGEGFLAEVCLRWETVAAEAPDDVRTVTLRTGQVIAPAGGFLAKQRPLVRLGLGGQMGSGRQYLSWISLRDHVAAMIAALTDDRVRGPVNLVAPEPVPNSDFIDAFASAMHRPHFVRFPTPAAKLVFGSQLVEEALLTGQRVRGDVLKAIGFEFQDATIDAAIATALRQTR from the coding sequence ATGCGCATCGCCATCGGAGGTTTCGCCGGGCTGCTGGGCACCGCTCTGGTCCAGGAGCTGCGCAGCCAGGGCCACGACGTCGTCACCCTCACCCGCCACGAACCGATCCAGCCGTCCGACCGCCGCTGGGATCTCGACACCCTGTCCATCGCCCCACCCTTCCTCGACGACGTCGACGCCGTGATCAACCTTGCCGGCGAGCCGATCGCCGGGGGACGGTGGACCGAGGAACGCAAGTACCGCATCGTCACCTCCCGCATCGACACCACGCGGATCATCACCCGGGCCCTGGAGAGCTCCTCGCGGTGCAAGATCTTCCTCAACGGCTCGGCCGTCGGCTACTACGGCCCCCGCGGCGACGAATGGGTCTGCGAGGACGATGACGCCGGTGAAGGGTTCCTCGCCGAGGTGTGCCTGCGCTGGGAGACGGTGGCCGCCGAGGCCCCCGACGACGTCCGGACCGTCACCCTGCGCACCGGCCAGGTGATCGCGCCCGCCGGAGGGTTCCTCGCCAAGCAACGCCCCCTGGTGAGGCTGGGACTCGGCGGGCAGATGGGATCGGGGCGGCAGTACCTGTCGTGGATCAGCCTGCGAGACCACGTCGCCGCGATGATCGCCGCCCTCACCGACGACCGGGTCCGCGGGCCGGTCAATCTGGTTGCCCCCGAACCGGTGCCCAACTCGGACTTCATCGATGCCTTCGCCAGCGCCATGCACCGGCCCCACTTCGTGCGCTTCCCCACCCCCGCGGCCAAGCTGGTGTTCGGATCCCAGCTGGTGGAGGAGGCCCTGCTCACCGGCCAGCGGGTCCGTGGCGACGTCCTGAAGGCCATCGGTTTCGAGTTCCAGGACGCCACCATCGACGCCGCCATCGCCACCGCACTGCGCCAGACGCGATGA
- a CDS encoding rhomboid family intramembrane serine protease encodes MMARRDGYTPVVTWTLIGVCVLIWLGELAIPGFINTIALSAAAGKTEPWRFLTSAFAHSTNITHIGFNMFALWSLGRALERFLGRGRFLATYLLSALAGGALFVVMAAGTEYGSAVIPGWYDGVVGASGAIFGLFGTLLVVQRRLGGSTRSLWMVLILNVALVFFIPDIAWQAHVGGFIAGAACGVIFFEDTKRVQRGKRPLTWWALGALTVVMAVAVVLKYLLTTVAG; translated from the coding sequence ATGATGGCGCGGCGAGACGGATACACCCCGGTCGTCACCTGGACCCTCATCGGGGTCTGCGTGCTGATCTGGCTGGGGGAGCTGGCGATCCCGGGCTTCATCAATACGATCGCACTCAGCGCCGCCGCCGGGAAGACCGAGCCGTGGCGGTTCCTCACCTCCGCCTTCGCCCACTCGACCAACATCACCCACATCGGCTTCAACATGTTCGCGCTGTGGTCCCTGGGACGGGCGCTGGAGCGCTTCCTCGGCCGCGGACGATTCCTGGCCACCTACCTGCTGTCGGCGCTGGCCGGAGGAGCGCTGTTCGTGGTGATGGCCGCCGGCACCGAGTACGGTTCCGCGGTGATCCCCGGCTGGTACGACGGGGTGGTCGGCGCGTCCGGGGCCATCTTCGGCCTGTTCGGCACCCTGCTGGTGGTGCAACGCCGGCTCGGCGGATCGACCAGATCGCTGTGGATGGTGCTGATCCTCAATGTGGCGCTGGTCTTCTTCATCCCCGACATCGCCTGGCAGGCCCACGTCGGAGGATTCATCGCCGGCGCTGCCTGCGGGGTGATCTTCTTCGAGGACACCAAGCGGGTTCAGCGCGGGAAACGGCCCCTCACCTGGTGGGCGCTCGGAGCCCTGACGGTGGTCATGGCCGTGGCGGTGGTGCTGAAGTACCTGCTCACCACGGTCGCCGGCTGA
- a CDS encoding nucleoside/nucleotide kinase family protein, with translation MMSPVPIAVSPDRPDLLAVLAERILTDAGAARPVVIVDGGSGSGKTTLANRLAGELEAASGSAWQLVHDDFYPGWLGLSAAWTVIPEQILAAHDPGYRMWDWQADAPGERRLLDPDEPVLVEACGALTPASAALATTTIWIEVDVATRRRRALARDGEMFAPWWALWAVQEELHRIRHRPQALADVLITGETLPG, from the coding sequence ATGATGAGCCCCGTGCCCATCGCCGTCTCCCCCGATCGTCCTGATCTGCTGGCCGTTCTCGCCGAACGGATTCTGACCGACGCCGGCGCCGCCCGGCCGGTGGTGATCGTCGACGGCGGCTCCGGCTCGGGCAAGACCACCTTGGCGAATCGGCTGGCCGGGGAGCTGGAGGCCGCATCCGGGAGCGCCTGGCAGCTGGTCCACGACGACTTCTATCCCGGCTGGCTGGGGCTGTCGGCCGCCTGGACGGTGATTCCCGAGCAGATCCTGGCGGCCCACGACCCGGGGTACCGAATGTGGGACTGGCAGGCGGACGCCCCCGGTGAGCGGCGCCTCCTCGACCCCGACGAGCCGGTTCTGGTCGAGGCCTGCGGCGCCCTCACCCCGGCGTCGGCGGCCCTGGCGACCACCACCATCTGGATCGAGGTGGACGTCGCCACCCGCAGGCGCCGCGCGCTGGCCCGTGACGGGGAGATGTTCGCGCCGTGGTGGGCGCTGTGGGCTGTCCAGGAGGAACTGCACCGGATCCGTCACCGGCCGCAGGCACTCGCCGATGTGCTCATCACCGGCGAGACCCTGCCGGGTTGA
- a CDS encoding thiamine ABC transporter substrate-binding protein: MFHHRRRHAGLALLVTAALALAACGSSGSGSGATASQTPSKEVTVITHDSWNMSKDVVAEFTKKTGYTPKFVAQGDAGAVVNQLVLTKNSPLGDVVFGIDNTFSSRAIDAGVIDPYTSKALPASAKEAAKATENTLTPIDQGDVCVNADDAWFASKKLAKPTSLDDLTEPAYKNLLVVPSPATSSPGMSFLAATVGAKGESGWKGYWSKLKSNGVKVDKGWEDAYNVDFSGGEGKGAYPLVLSYSTSPAFTISKDGKTSSTSALLNTCFRQTEYAGVIKGAKNTAGAKAFIDFLLSKDAQADIPGQMYMYPIDSTVKLPAEWTKFAPLADKPFTVDPQTLAKNRSTWVKEWTATVQG, encoded by the coding sequence ATGTTCCACCACCGCAGGCGCCATGCAGGTCTGGCGCTGCTGGTCACCGCCGCACTCGCACTGGCAGCGTGCGGCTCCTCGGGCTCCGGGAGCGGGGCCACAGCGTCGCAGACCCCCTCCAAGGAGGTCACCGTCATCACCCACGACTCCTGGAATATGAGCAAGGACGTCGTCGCCGAGTTCACGAAGAAGACCGGCTACACGCCCAAGTTCGTCGCTCAGGGAGACGCCGGCGCCGTCGTCAACCAGCTCGTGCTCACCAAGAACTCCCCGCTGGGCGACGTCGTCTTCGGCATCGACAACACCTTCTCCAGCCGCGCCATCGACGCCGGCGTCATCGATCCCTACACCTCCAAGGCCCTGCCCGCCTCGGCCAAGGAGGCCGCGAAGGCCACCGAGAACACGCTGACGCCGATCGACCAGGGCGATGTGTGCGTCAACGCCGATGACGCCTGGTTCGCCTCCAAGAAGCTCGCCAAGCCCACCAGCCTCGACGACCTCACCGAACCCGCCTACAAGAACCTGCTCGTCGTGCCCAGCCCCGCCACCTCATCGCCGGGCATGTCCTTCCTGGCCGCGACCGTCGGCGCCAAGGGGGAGTCCGGGTGGAAGGGCTACTGGTCCAAGCTGAAGAGCAACGGCGTGAAGGTCGACAAGGGCTGGGAGGACGCCTATAACGTCGACTTCTCCGGTGGCGAGGGCAAGGGCGCCTACCCGCTGGTGCTGTCCTACTCCACCTCGCCGGCCTTCACCATCAGCAAGGACGGAAAGACGTCGTCCACCTCGGCGCTGCTGAACACCTGCTTCCGCCAGACCGAGTACGCCGGGGTCATCAAGGGCGCGAAGAACACCGCCGGGGCCAAGGCCTTCATCGACTTCCTGCTCTCCAAGGACGCCCAGGCCGACATCCCCGGCCAGATGTACATGTACCCCATCGACTCCACCGTGAAACTGCCGGCCGAGTGGACGAAGTTCGCCCCGCTGGCGGACAAGCCCTTCACCGTCGATCCGCAGACCCTCGCCAAGAACCGCAGCACGTGGGTCAAGGAGTGGACGGCCACCGTCCAGGGCTGA
- a CDS encoding ABC transporter permease, producing MRAATRRQPHSGRTGMRLWRACWVLAGAVALGFLVIFFAAPAANLIAKGFVDEAGNPTWQVMASTFESSRTWRIIRFTLGQAGLGTALCLLLGIPGAHLLYRVRWPGRTVARGLVSVPFVLPTVVVGVAFRTLLASNGRLGFLGLDGSWQAITAALVFFNYSVVVRTVGSTWSQLDPRRGEAAAALGASPARVFRTVTLPALGPAIASAASVVFLFCASAFGVVLVMGGTKYSTLETEIYLQTVEFLDLPTASSLAIVQLLVVALCLYLSGCAQHRMQRSLGSATPRLLPFRPRRDLGPALLTVLVAVLLLLAPVLTLVERSLRVGENWSLGNYRALGGVGDSGMIVSVWQALGNSLTTAVQATVLAVGLGVIVALLLSRRPASRWGRAGRSLADGLFMLPLGVSAVTVGFGFLITLDRPPLDLRSSPILVPIAQAMVAIPLVVRVLLPSVRGIDPRQQEAAAALGAAPWRVLGTIDLPVLGRGLGLAVGFAFSTSLGEFGATSFLSRPDHMTLPVAIGRLISQPGAQNYGMAMAASVILAAMTVIVMSVAETMRPGEVTPW from the coding sequence GTGAGAGCCGCGACCCGCCGGCAGCCGCATTCCGGGCGCACCGGAATGCGGCTGTGGCGCGCCTGCTGGGTGCTCGCCGGGGCGGTGGCACTGGGGTTCCTGGTGATCTTCTTCGCCGCCCCCGCCGCCAACCTCATCGCCAAGGGATTCGTCGACGAGGCCGGCAACCCCACCTGGCAGGTGATGGCGTCGACCTTCGAGTCCTCACGCACCTGGCGGATCATCCGCTTCACCCTCGGCCAGGCGGGGCTGGGAACCGCCCTGTGCCTGCTGCTCGGCATCCCCGGCGCCCACCTGTTGTACCGGGTGCGCTGGCCGGGCAGGACTGTTGCCCGCGGCCTGGTGTCGGTGCCCTTCGTGCTGCCGACCGTCGTGGTCGGCGTGGCCTTCCGCACCCTGCTGGCCTCCAACGGCCGGCTGGGATTCCTCGGCCTGGACGGATCCTGGCAGGCCATCACCGCCGCCCTGGTGTTCTTCAACTACTCGGTGGTGGTGCGCACCGTCGGGTCCACCTGGTCGCAGCTGGATCCGCGGCGCGGCGAGGCCGCCGCGGCTCTGGGGGCCTCGCCGGCCCGGGTGTTCCGCACTGTCACGCTGCCGGCCCTGGGCCCGGCCATCGCCTCGGCGGCATCGGTGGTGTTCCTGTTCTGCGCCTCGGCCTTCGGCGTGGTGCTCGTGATGGGCGGCACGAAGTACTCCACCCTGGAGACCGAGATCTACCTGCAGACCGTCGAGTTCCTCGACCTGCCCACCGCCTCCTCACTGGCTATCGTCCAGCTGCTCGTCGTGGCGCTGTGCCTCTACCTGTCGGGGTGCGCCCAGCACCGCATGCAGCGCAGTCTGGGCAGCGCGACGCCGCGGCTGCTGCCGTTCCGCCCGCGACGCGATCTGGGACCGGCCCTCCTCACCGTGCTGGTGGCCGTGCTGCTTCTGCTCGCGCCGGTGCTGACCCTCGTGGAGCGCTCGTTGCGTGTCGGAGAGAACTGGTCGCTGGGCAACTACCGGGCGCTGGGCGGGGTGGGCGACTCCGGGATGATCGTCAGCGTCTGGCAGGCCCTCGGCAACTCGTTGACGACGGCCGTCCAGGCCACCGTGCTGGCGGTGGGGCTGGGTGTCATCGTGGCGCTGCTGCTCTCGCGGCGTCCGGCGTCACGCTGGGGCCGGGCCGGGAGATCGCTGGCCGACGGGCTGTTCATGCTGCCGCTGGGGGTCTCGGCGGTCACCGTGGGATTCGGATTCCTCATCACCCTGGACCGCCCGCCGCTGGACCTGCGCAGCTCCCCGATCCTGGTGCCGATAGCCCAGGCGATGGTGGCGATCCCCCTGGTGGTAAGGGTGCTGCTGCCCTCGGTGAGGGGCATCGATCCGCGCCAGCAGGAGGCGGCCGCCGCCCTCGGCGCGGCGCCGTGGCGGGTGCTGGGCACCATCGACCTGCCGGTGCTGGGACGCGGTCTCGGGCTGGCCGTCGGATTCGCCTTCTCCACCTCACTGGGTGAGTTCGGGGCGACGTCGTTCCTGTCGCGGCCCGACCACATGACCCTGCCGGTGGCGATCGGCCGGCTGATCTCCCAGCCCGGGGCGCAGAACTACGGCATGGCGATGGCGGCGTCGGTGATCCTGGCGGCGATGACCGTGATCGTGATGAGTGTGGCCGAGACGATGAGGCCTGGAGAGGTGACGCCATGGTGA
- a CDS encoding ABC transporter ATP-binding protein encodes MVSESRGLSVENLTVIYEPGAAPAVDAVSLDVVPGQIVALLGASGSGKSSLLRAVAGLVRPSSGAVRWNGADVGGVPVHRRGFGLMFQDGQLFPHRSVAGNIGYALNHLPRARRRARVAELLELVGLEGYGERAVSQISGGQAQRVALARSLAAEPRLLLLDEPLSSLDKALRSRLASDIRAMVTATGTTTVHVTHDQDEAFAVADLVGVMEDGRLVQLDAPAALWSHPADAGVVELLGQGPVLGSEQMEAWFGVTASGEAALAPGSLVAEGPASGSTGLEAEVVASRFARGSTELEVRLPDGRTAEAGADMEHRPGDRVRVSVRPDALVRLGTPSSHHGQ; translated from the coding sequence ATGGTGAGTGAGTCCCGGGGACTGTCGGTCGAGAACCTGACCGTGATCTATGAGCCCGGCGCCGCCCCCGCCGTCGACGCCGTGTCCCTGGACGTGGTCCCCGGGCAGATCGTGGCCCTGCTGGGCGCCTCGGGCTCGGGCAAGTCCTCGCTGCTGCGCGCGGTCGCCGGGCTGGTGAGACCGTCATCGGGGGCCGTGCGGTGGAACGGTGCCGACGTCGGCGGGGTACCGGTGCACCGGCGCGGCTTCGGGCTGATGTTCCAGGACGGGCAGCTGTTCCCGCACCGCAGCGTCGCCGGAAACATCGGCTACGCGCTCAACCACCTGCCGCGGGCCCGACGCCGTGCCCGGGTGGCAGAACTGCTCGAACTGGTCGGGCTGGAGGGCTACGGCGAGCGGGCCGTCTCGCAGATCTCCGGGGGTCAGGCCCAACGGGTGGCGTTGGCCAGATCGCTGGCCGCAGAGCCCCGGCTGCTGCTGCTCGACGAGCCGCTGTCCAGCCTCGACAAGGCGCTGCGCTCCCGGCTGGCCTCCGACATCCGGGCGATGGTCACGGCCACCGGCACGACCACGGTGCATGTCACCCACGACCAGGACGAGGCCTTCGCGGTCGCCGATCTGGTCGGCGTCATGGAGGACGGTCGACTCGTCCAGCTCGATGCTCCGGCTGCGCTGTGGAGCCATCCCGCCGATGCCGGGGTGGTGGAGCTGCTGGGCCAGGGGCCGGTACTGGGCTCCGAGCAGATGGAGGCATGGTTCGGGGTGACGGCATCGGGTGAGGCCGCGCTGGCGCCCGGATCCCTGGTCGCTGAGGGGCCGGCGTCGGGATCGACGGGCCTGGAGGCCGAGGTGGTGGCCTCCCGCTTCGCCCGAGGCAGCACGGAGCTGGAGGTGCGGCTGCCCGACGGGCGGACCGCCGAGGCCGGCGCCGACATGGAGCATCGGCCCGGGGACCGGGTCCGCGTCTCGGTGCGGCCGGACGCGCTGGTCCGGCTGGGCACGCCGTCGAGTCATCACGGCCAGTAG
- a CDS encoding dienelactone hydrolase family protein, whose translation MSDTTGGTEQRPGFPTSGPAAQVAIDDFPQAWREVIESAPDVSGSPVLGAPVRYDHDGTACEGYLAWKPAYISAEHPRPAVMLVHDWFGVGVNIQARAVMAARLGYVAFAPDVYGAGERPTTSEEAASAAQPFYDDLALFRGRLEAGLGWLATQPEVDAGSIAAAGYCFGGTGVLKLARTGADLRGVAPIHGRLLSHEPSDAGQIRGKVLILAGGDDPVSPDSALLAVLNELRDAGVDWELDMYGGAPHAYTIAGAPSFRAEADRRTWLSLTDFLSRVL comes from the coding sequence ATGAGCGATACGACAGGGGGGACTGAACAGCGTCCTGGCTTTCCCACCAGTGGGCCCGCGGCGCAGGTGGCCATCGACGACTTCCCGCAGGCGTGGCGTGAGGTCATCGAGTCCGCGCCGGATGTCTCCGGGTCCCCGGTCCTCGGCGCACCGGTGCGCTACGACCACGACGGCACCGCCTGCGAGGGGTACCTCGCATGGAAGCCCGCCTACATCTCCGCCGAGCACCCGCGCCCTGCGGTGATGCTCGTCCACGACTGGTTCGGGGTGGGGGTCAATATTCAGGCGCGGGCGGTGATGGCCGCCCGGCTGGGCTATGTGGCCTTCGCCCCCGACGTGTACGGGGCGGGCGAGCGCCCCACCACCTCGGAGGAGGCCGCATCGGCGGCCCAGCCGTTCTATGACGACCTGGCACTGTTCCGCGGTCGCCTTGAGGCCGGGCTGGGATGGCTCGCCACCCAGCCCGAGGTCGACGCCGGCAGCATCGCCGCGGCCGGCTACTGCTTCGGCGGCACCGGAGTGCTGAAACTGGCCCGTACCGGCGCCGACCTGCGCGGCGTCGCGCCCATTCATGGCCGGCTGCTCTCCCACGAACCCTCAGACGCCGGCCAGATCCGGGGCAAGGTGCTCATCCTCGCCGGCGGTGACGACCCGGTCAGCCCGGACTCGGCGCTGCTGGCCGTCCTCAATGAGCTGCGCGACGCCGGGGTGGACTGGGAGCTGGACATGTACGGCGGTGCGCCCCACGCCTACACCATCGCCGGGGCGCCGTCATTCCGGGCCGAGGCGGATCGGCGGACCTGGCTCAGCCTCACCGACTTCCTGTCCCGAGTGCTCTGA
- a CDS encoding HhH-GPD family protein, whose product MLVSEVMSQQTPMSRVVGPWTEWMGRWPTPDDLAEEEAGAAVAAWGRLGYPRRALRLHAAAVAIAERFDGVVPSTYAELIELPGIGDYTAAAVVSFAFGGRAAVLDTNVRRVLARVETGVANCGSATSRADRDLAAKWLPESDDDAARWAVSSMELGALVCVARAPLCESCPVAGHCRWLEAGKPTDGAPVRRGQAWKGTDRQCRGVILDLVRNSAGGVEVEVALEAWPKRHQAEKCLGTLLDDGLIHREGSVLRL is encoded by the coding sequence GTGCTGGTCAGCGAGGTGATGAGCCAGCAGACGCCGATGTCGCGCGTCGTGGGGCCGTGGACCGAGTGGATGGGTCGCTGGCCCACCCCCGACGATCTGGCCGAGGAAGAAGCCGGCGCCGCGGTGGCCGCCTGGGGACGGCTGGGATATCCGCGCCGGGCGCTGCGGCTGCATGCGGCCGCGGTGGCGATCGCCGAGCGGTTCGACGGCGTCGTGCCCTCGACCTACGCGGAGCTCATCGAGCTGCCGGGGATCGGCGACTACACCGCCGCTGCGGTGGTGTCCTTCGCCTTCGGTGGCCGGGCGGCGGTGCTGGACACCAATGTGCGCCGGGTGCTGGCCCGGGTGGAGACCGGGGTGGCCAACTGCGGTTCGGCGACATCGCGCGCCGACCGGGATCTGGCGGCGAAGTGGCTGCCGGAGTCTGACGACGATGCGGCGCGCTGGGCGGTCTCCTCGATGGAGCTGGGGGCGCTGGTCTGCGTGGCCCGGGCGCCCCTGTGCGAGTCCTGCCCGGTGGCCGGCCACTGCCGCTGGCTGGAGGCTGGGAAACCGACCGACGGCGCGCCGGTCCGGCGCGGGCAGGCGTGGAAGGGCACCGACCGGCAGTGCCGCGGGGTGATCCTGGACCTGGTGCGCAACAGTGCTGGCGGCGTCGAGGTGGAGGTGGCGCTGGAGGCCTGGCCCAAGCGTCACCAGGCCGAGAAGTGCCTGGGAACCCTGCTCGACGACGGCCTCATCCACCGCGAGGGGTCCGTGTTGAGACTGTGA
- the hemL gene encoding glutamate-1-semialdehyde 2,1-aminomutase has translation MSTNSELFDEARSVIPGGVDSPVRAYGSVGGVPRFIEKASGPWLWDAEGTRYLDLVCTWGPALLGHSRPEVVAAVQNAAAKGLSFGAPTATETLLAEEVRRRVAPAERVRFVSTGTEATMTAIRLARGATGRDLVVKFAGNYHGHSDGLLAAAGSGVATAGLPGSAGVPAGITASTLVLPYNDEAALQAAFEARGDEIAGVIVEASAANMGVVPPRPGFNAAIRRITAEHGAMMIIDEVLTGFRCGPSGFWGFQQERGESYEPDLFTFGKVVGGGMPLAALGGRAEVMDLLAPTGPVYQAGTLSGNPLATIAGLRTLQLATDDVYQRLDDRSEQYRQVLAEGLGAAGVPFVINNASNLFSVFMGEAPARDGVADYDQAQAQNAEAYTAFFHSMLDAGVNLPPSCFEAWFLSDAHDDQALQVFSDALPGAAAAAAKVIG, from the coding sequence GTGAGCACCAACTCCGAACTCTTCGACGAGGCGAGGTCCGTCATCCCCGGAGGGGTGGACTCCCCCGTCCGCGCCTACGGATCGGTGGGAGGGGTGCCGCGCTTCATCGAGAAGGCGTCCGGGCCCTGGTTGTGGGACGCCGAGGGCACCCGCTACCTCGACCTGGTGTGCACCTGGGGCCCGGCGCTGCTGGGCCACTCCCGCCCCGAGGTGGTCGCCGCGGTGCAGAACGCCGCCGCCAAGGGGCTGTCCTTCGGGGCGCCGACGGCCACCGAGACGCTGCTCGCCGAGGAGGTGCGACGCCGGGTGGCGCCGGCCGAGCGGGTGCGCTTCGTCTCCACTGGCACCGAGGCCACCATGACGGCGATCCGGCTGGCCCGCGGCGCCACCGGGCGCGACCTGGTGGTCAAGTTCGCCGGTAACTACCACGGCCACTCCGACGGTCTGCTGGCCGCTGCCGGTTCCGGTGTGGCGACCGCCGGACTGCCCGGCTCGGCCGGCGTGCCGGCCGGCATCACGGCGTCGACCCTGGTGCTGCCCTACAACGACGAGGCGGCCCTGCAGGCCGCCTTCGAGGCTCGTGGCGATGAGATCGCCGGGGTCATCGTGGAGGCCTCGGCGGCCAACATGGGCGTGGTACCTCCCAGGCCCGGGTTCAACGCGGCGATCCGGCGGATCACCGCTGAGCACGGCGCCATGATGATCATCGACGAGGTGCTCACCGGGTTCCGTTGCGGGCCGTCCGGGTTCTGGGGGTTCCAGCAGGAGCGTGGCGAGAGCTACGAGCCGGACCTGTTCACCTTCGGCAAGGTGGTCGGCGGCGGCATGCCGCTGGCGGCCCTGGGTGGGCGCGCCGAGGTGATGGACCTGCTGGCGCCGACCGGGCCCGTCTACCAGGCGGGGACCCTGTCGGGCAATCCGCTGGCGACCATCGCCGGGCTGCGCACCCTGCAGCTGGCCACCGACGACGTCTACCAGCGCCTCGACGACCGCTCCGAGCAGTACCGGCAGGTGCTGGCCGAGGGGCTGGGAGCCGCCGGGGTGCCCTTCGTCATCAACAACGCCTCTAATCTGTTCAGCGTCTTCATGGGCGAGGCTCCGGCACGCGACGGGGTGGCCGATTATGACCAGGCCCAGGCGCAGAACGCCGAGGCCTACACGGCCTTCTTCCACTCCATGCTGGACGCCGGGGTGAACCTGCCGCCGAGCTGCTTCGAGGCCTGGTTCCTCTCCGACGCCCACGACGATCAGGCCCTTCAGGTGTTCTCCGACGCGCTGCCGGGCGCGGCCGCGGCGGCGGCGAAGGTGATCGGCTGA
- the hemB gene encoding porphobilinogen synthase, producing MDRPRRLRTTPAMRRMVAETRVAPAQLMLPAFVAEGIDEAREITTLPGQYQHTTESIKKLAEQCVEAGIGGIDLFGVPTRKDEIGSEAWNPEGILNKGIEAVRDAVGDDLVICADTCLDEFTDHGHCGALRPDGTVDNDATLPLYAEMAVSQARAGAHMVSPSGMMDGQIAVIRDALDAEGFTDVSILAYSAKYASAFFGPFRGAVNSSLKGDRKAYQQDPANRREGLRETLLDLAEGADLVMVKPASHYLDVLSDVAEISQVPVAAYQVSGEYAMLEAAAANGWIDRQRCIVESLTSIARAGADVILSYFSIEAAGLLR from the coding sequence ATGGATCGTCCCCGTCGGCTGCGCACCACCCCGGCGATGCGCCGGATGGTCGCCGAGACCCGCGTCGCCCCCGCCCAGCTCATGCTGCCGGCCTTCGTCGCCGAGGGGATCGACGAGGCCCGCGAGATCACCACCCTGCCGGGCCAGTACCAGCACACCACCGAGTCCATCAAGAAGCTCGCCGAGCAGTGTGTGGAGGCCGGTATCGGCGGCATCGACCTGTTCGGCGTCCCGACCCGCAAGGACGAGATCGGATCGGAGGCCTGGAATCCCGAGGGCATCCTCAACAAGGGCATCGAGGCCGTCCGCGACGCCGTCGGCGACGACCTGGTGATCTGCGCCGACACCTGTCTGGACGAGTTCACCGATCACGGCCACTGCGGGGCGCTGCGCCCCGACGGCACCGTCGACAACGATGCGACCCTGCCGCTCTACGCCGAGATGGCGGTGTCCCAGGCCCGCGCCGGGGCGCACATGGTCTCCCCCTCGGGGATGATGGACGGCCAGATCGCGGTGATCCGCGACGCCCTGGACGCCGAGGGATTCACCGACGTCTCGATCCTCGCCTACTCCGCTAAGTACGCCTCGGCCTTCTTCGGGCCCTTCCGCGGAGCCGTGAACTCGTCACTGAAGGGCGACCGCAAGGCCTACCAGCAGGATCCTGCGAACCGCCGCGAGGGGCTGCGGGAGACCCTGCTGGATCTGGCCGAGGGGGCCGATCTGGTGATGGTCAAGCCCGCCTCCCACTACCTCGACGTGCTCTCCGACGTCGCCGAGATCTCCCAGGTGCCGGTGGCCGCCTACCAGGTCTCCGGCGAGTACGCCATGCTGGAGGCCGCCGCCGCCAACGGCTGGATCGACCGGCAGCGCTGCATCGTCGAGTCGCTGACGTCGATCGCCAGGGCCGGCGCCGACGTCATCCTCAGCTACTTCTCCATCGAGGCCGCCGGGCTGCTGCGCTGA
- a CDS encoding uroporphyrinogen-III synthase, producing the protein MTAGPSGIIRPPVLVPRQGAHDRIGAALKHAGFGVIHQPVTRTVEIDGGLGTVGSHPSTVGALGTVGFRSSTAQPDWLVVTSHTAVRILQEAGLLDGLALKVAAVGRATARALKDAGVDVDLVPQQQSGAGLVDAWADPGARVLLPVSALAAPTVGDGLREQGCDVTRVDLYTTEPLDELPEVIAQAWPAFGAVVVTSSSVARALDSLVSAAGLSWTARQHPVAMGRPTADTLSELGHPAAAVAAAPTPEAILTAVESVIS; encoded by the coding sequence GTGACTGCCGGCCCGTCCGGGATCATCCGCCCGCCCGTCCTGGTGCCCCGTCAGGGCGCCCATGACAGAATCGGCGCGGCCCTCAAGCACGCCGGATTCGGCGTCATCCACCAGCCCGTCACCCGCACCGTCGAGATCGACGGCGGCCTCGGCACCGTCGGCTCCCACCCCAGTACCGTCGGCGCCCTCGGCACCGTCGGCTTCCGCAGCAGCACCGCCCAGCCGGACTGGTTGGTGGTCACCAGCCACACCGCCGTCCGGATCCTGCAGGAGGCCGGGCTGCTGGACGGGCTGGCCCTGAAGGTCGCCGCTGTGGGCCGGGCCACCGCCCGGGCCCTCAAAGACGCCGGCGTCGACGTCGACCTGGTGCCCCAGCAGCAGTCCGGGGCCGGGCTGGTGGACGCCTGGGCCGATCCCGGCGCCCGCGTGCTGCTGCCCGTCTCCGCGCTCGCCGCGCCGACCGTCGGTGATGGTCTGCGCGAACAGGGCTGCGACGTCACCCGCGTCGACCTGTACACCACCGAGCCCCTCGATGAGCTGCCCGAGGTGATCGCCCAGGCCTGGCCGGCCTTCGGGGCCGTCGTCGTCACCTCATCGTCGGTGGCCCGTGCCCTGGACTCCCTGGTGAGCGCCGCCGGGCTGTCCTGGACCGCCCGCCAGCACCCCGTCGCGATGGGCCGGCCCACCGCCGACACCCTGTCCGAACTCGGGCATCCGGCCGCGGCCGTCGCCGCCGCCCCCACCCCCGAGGCCATCCTCACCGCCGTAGAAAGTGTCATCTCATGA